A single Salmo trutta chromosome 14, fSalTru1.1, whole genome shotgun sequence DNA region contains:
- the LOC115208619 gene encoding zinc finger protein 774-like — MSTLQMLRVFLNERLTAAAVEIFGAVEKTVVEYQEENDRLRSLLRIAPDIKLCREESLRLSVAVTEDEVPPGQQHSEQEWRTSLQQEDLEPTQIKEEQEELWTCQEEEQLQEQEADIIVFKFPPIRVKSKCDQENPIQSSSLPQTQTVENRDSNSKPVDLPHFVTVTHLEGLDIPCDPPDNQNNAYSHSSTVSSDPVGLDSSPPLNSNSSMREHCSKPSTTSRKPHRCCDCGEIFALTADLQGHVTLAKKRPSECRLCKIHYNSTCKLKAHVRLCHVEKPCTCPFCGKTFKLKGHLSRHMRIHTGEKPFSCGDCGKSFIQKGDLRRHVLTHTGEKPFSCGDCGKSFNRKGNLNLHILTHTGANVHK, encoded by the exons ATGTCTACATTACAGATGTTGCGCGTGTTCTTAAATGAGCGTTTAACGGCGGCTGCTGTGGAGATTTTTGGGGCAGTTGAGAAAACGGTAGTCGAGTACCAGGAAGAGAATGATCGGCTACGGAGCCTGCTTCGGATTGCACCGGACATAAAACTATGTAGAGAAG AGTCCCTTCGGTTATCTGTTGCTGTCACTGAAGATGAGGTTCCCCCTGGGCAGCAGCACTCTGAGCAGGAGTGGAGAACCAGTCTGCAGCAGGAGGACCTAGAACCcacacagattaaagaggaacaggaggaactctGGACCTGTCaagaggaagagcagcttcaagAGCAAGAGGCTGATATCATAGTTTTCAAATTCCCTCCAATTCGTGTGAAAAGTAAATGTGATCAGGAGAACCCAATTCAGTCCTCTTCTCTTCCCCAAACCCAGACtgtggagaacagagacagtaaCTCTAAACCAGTTGatcttccacattttgtcactGTTACCCACCTAGAGGGTCTCGACATTCCCTGTGACCCTCCAGATAATCAAAACAATGCCTACAGCCACAGCTCAACTGTAAGCAGCGACCCAGTAGGACTTGACAGCAGCCCACCGTTGAATTCCAACTCATCAATGAGGGAACACTGTTCCAAACCCAGCACCACGTCTAGAAAACCTCACCGCTGCTGTGACTGTGGTGAAATatttgctctgacagctgacctACAGGGGCATGTGACTCTCGCCAAGAAGAGACCCAGCGAATGCCGCCTCTGCAAAATACACTACAACTCAACCTGTAAATTAAAGGCCCATGTCAGACTCTGTCACGTGGAGAAACCCTGCACCTGCCCCTTTTGTGGAAAGACCTTCAAACTCAAAGGACATCTGTCCAGACATATGaggattcacacaggagagaaaccatttagctgtggtgactgtgggaagagcttcattCAGAAGGGGGACCTAAGGAGGCATGTACTgactcacactggagagaaaccatttagctgtggtgactgtgggaaaagcttcaatcgGAAAGGGAACTTGAACTTGCACatactgactcacacaggagcGAACGTCCACAAATAA